Genomic DNA from Alkalihalobacterium alkalinitrilicum:
ATGTAGCACAAATCATTACTTTTGGTACGTTAGCAGCAAGAGCAGCAGTTCGTGATGTGGGCCGAGTGATGAACATCGATAGTCGAATTATTGATAGGGTGGCTAAGCTGATCCCCAACACACCAGGGATTAAGTTAGAAATCGCATGGATGGAAAATAAAAAATTACAGCAAATCGTTCAAGATACACCTGTTGCCAAACGGTTGTATGAAGCAGCACGGTTAGTAGAAGGATTACCTCGACATACGTCTACTCATGCTGCAGGAGTTGTGATGAGTTCAACACGTTTAACGGATCATGTGCCTTTATTAATCGATGAACAACGAACAGCTTTGACGCAATATTCAATGGGCGTATTAGAGGAAATTGGCTTATTGAAAATGGATTTTTTAGGTCTACGGAACTTAACGCTTTTGGAGCAAATTGTATTTGCTGTTAAAAAAAGTACAGGTGAGACCTTAAATATCGATGCATTGCCACTTGATGATTCTAAAACGTTTGAGTTGCTATGCAAGGGTGAAACAACAGGGGTATTTCAACTAGAGTCTCAAGGGATGAGAAGAGTATTACAGCAGCTGCAACCATCTGAGTTTGAAGATATTGTTGCTGTTAACGCTCTTTATCGACCAGGTCCTATGGAGTTTATTGGGACCTATATTGATGGAAAGCATAATCGTCGAAAAGTAATCTACCCACATCCGCATTTGGAACCAATATTAAAGCCAACATATGGTGTTATCGTTTATCAAGAGCAAATTATGCAGATTGCAGCAACGATGGCAGGGTTCTCACTAGGGGAAGCCGATTTATTGAGACGTGCGGTCAGTAAGAAAAAGCGAGATGTGTTAGAAGAACAGCGATTTAAGTTTGTGAAAGGCGCGAAACAACAAGGGTATGATGAAAAGAGTGCAAATGATGTTTATAACATGATCGTCCGCTTTGCTAACTATGGCTTTAACCGTAGTCATGCCGTCGCTTATAGTATGATTGCGTATCAATTAGCATATTTAAAAGCGAACTATCCGACATCGTTTTATGCTGCTTTGTTTTCAAGTGTTGTTTTTCATCAAGAAAAATTAAGTCAATATATAGCGGAAGCGAAAAATCACGGCATTAAGATATTACCACCACATATTAATCGTAGCTCCTATACTTTTTCTATGGAGGAGCAAGGAATTCGCTTTGGTTTTGCGCCAATTCGATATGTGGGGGAAAAAGCGGCTTCAGAAATCATCAGCAAACGAAACAACAAGGATTATAAGGATTTATTTGATTTTTGTGCCAGAGTGGACATGCGTGCAGTAACGAAACGAGCCATTGAAGCTCTCGTTGTTGCAGGTTGCTTTGATACATTTGGTTATCACCGTGCTCAATTACTAGCTACTCTAGATGATGCACTCGAGTATGGAGAAGAAGTTATGAAAAATCATAAAATGAACGGACAGCTATTTTCACTTGAAATGGAGCGACCAAGTTACTACTCAGTTCCACCATTTAGTGAAGAAGAGCTTCTCCACTATGAATTAGAAGTGACAGGATTGTATCTATCAGGGCACCCGCTTTTAAAGTATTCTTCTATTTTAAAAACATACCATCGGGTGTCCACGAATCAAGCTAGTATCGGAAGTCGAGGATCGAAGCAAACGATTGCGGGATTTTTACAAAGTGTCAGAAGGATAAAAACGAAAAAAGGGGAAGAAATGGGCTTTATTCGTATACAGGATGATGTAGGTGAACTAGAAGTCGTTATATTTCCAAAAAGTTGGCAACACTATAATCACCTTTTAAAAGAAAAAGAATTAGTGCTAGTAGAACTGCAAATAGATGAAAAACAAGATAGACGGTCATTCATTGTTCAACATCTAGCATTATTAAAAGATATAAAAGAAAAAAAGAAAGAAACAAGAATATTTTTACGAGTGCAGGAAAATCATGAAAAGAAGGAGATACTTGAAAAGGTAAAAGAAATTCTCTTATACCATAATGGAGATGCACAAGTTATTTTATTTTACGAAGAAACAAATAAGAAAGTTGTTTTATCCGAACAATATTCGATAAGTAGTACAGGTGAGGAGATCAGGCAGTTACAGAACCTTCTAGGAACGAAAAATGTTGTGATTAAAAGTGAATAAGTAGTGTAACAATTTGTCGGGTCTGGTATAATAAAATTCAGTTTGTTAGTGGTCAGACCAGTAAAGTCTGAACGAATCTAAAAAGTATTCGATAATAGGATGAGAGAGAAGGAGAGAATGCACATGTCGACAATTAGAGAAGAAGCCCTACATATGCATCGTGTGAATCAAGGAAAATTAGAATCGAAATCAAAGGTTGCGGTCCGTAATGCGTATGATTTAAGTCTTGCGTATTCCCCAGGTGTCGCAGAGCCTTGTAAAGAAATTTTTGATAATGTAGAAAACGTTTATGAATATACGATGAAAGGTAATATGGTTGCTGTCGTATCAGATGGTACTGCAGTACTTGGACTAGGGAACATCGGCCCAGAGGCAGCTTTACCAGTAATGGAAGGGAAAGCTGTATTATTCAAGTCATTTGCAGGTGTGGATGCATTTCCAATTTGCCTAAAAACGAATGATGTAGAAAAAATTATCGAAACCGTCAAGCTTCTAGAACCTACGTTTGGTGGTGTGAACTTAGAAGATATTGCTGCTCCGAACTGTTTCGTAATTGAAGAACGTTTAAAAAGAGAAACGAACATACCTATTTTCCATGACGACCAACATGGTACAGCCATTGTTACATTAGCTGGATTAATTAACGCATTGAAATTAACGGGTAAAAAAATGTCTCAAATTAAAGTAGTTGCTAATGGTGCTGGTGCAGCAGGGATTGCCATTATAAAACTAATGCATAGTATGGGTGTGCGAGATATTATTATGTGTGATTCAAAAGGCGCGATTTATGAAGGACGTCCACATGGTATGAATGACGTGAAAGCGGAAGTTGCTAAATTCACAAATCGTGAACATAAAGAGGGAAATCTCGAAGACGTAATTAAAGGAACAGATGTATTTATTGGTGTATCTGTTGCTGGTGCGCTTACAAAAGAAATGATTGAAAGCATGAATGATGATCCAACGATTTTTGCGATGGCTAATCCAGTTCCTGAAATTATGCCAGAGGATGCAAAAGCGGCGGGAGCGAAAGTAATTGGTACAGGACGCTCGGATTTTCCTAACCAAGTGAACAATGTTTTAGCATTCCCAGGTATATTCCGCGGTGCATTAGATGTTCGTGCAACACATATAAACGAGGAAATGAAAGTAGCAGCTGTTCATGCGATAGCTAATTTAGTTAGTGAAGAGGAGTTAAATGCGGATTATGTGATCCCTGCTCCATTTGATGCAAGAGTAGCACCTGCAGTAGCGGCTGCAGTGGCGAAAGTAGCAATGGAAACAGGTGTAGCTCGTAAAAAAGTTGATCCTGAACAAGTGGCGGAAAAAACGAGAAAACTTGCTGTAATTGAATAGTATGAGCAAAAGGTTGTGACTCCCGTGGCTAATGACCAACCAAAGCTATATATTGAAATTATAAAACAACTTAATCAAATCATTCGGAATGATCAATTAAAAAGCGGAGATCGACTCCCATCTGAACGTGAACTAAGTGAACGTCTTCAGGTGGGACGTTCTTCTGTAAGGGAAGCCTTTCGAGCGTTAGAATTACTAGAATTAATCGAAACCCGCCGCGGCGAAGGGACATTCATTAAAAAGGCTGGAAGTCATCGATTAGTCGAAATTATTTTATCTTTTATTTTAAATGATGAAAGTGCTAGACAAGACCTTGCAGAGACGAGGAAAATTGTTGAGGTTGAAGCATTACGATTAGCGTGCCAACGAATCACAGATGAACAACTAGATACGTTAAACAAACTTATCGAGAAATCGAAAAGTGAATGGCAACATGGAGATTTTCCTGTCGAAGAAGATTACTTATTTCATAAAACGATTGTAGAAGCTTGTCACAATGGTTTGTTGCTAAATCTATGGATTCCATTAGTAGAGTATAACAAAGTTGCCATTCGTGAGTCTTTAGCTCGCGAGGGAAGACCTGCAGCATCAATAGCAGAACACGAAAAGGTTTATGAAGCGTTATCGCGAAAATGCGAGCAGGAAGCTGTTGTTGCGCTAGAAGAGCATTTAAAAAATAGTCGATTTTAATCGTTATTTCAAGAACGATTGCAAATGGCCATTTATTGCGGTTGAAGAAATGATTGTGATATGATTATGTAAATTTTGATAGTATCTCTAAGTACAGAGAGAGGTGTTAATGTGTTAAGAGACTTTTTTACAAAAAAGAAAAAGTATGCAACTATACCATCTGAACGAGCGAAGCAAGAAGTTCCAGAAGGGTTAATGACAAAATGTCCGTCTTGTCGGACAATCATGTACACAAAAGAATTAAAGAAAAATTTATATGTCTGCTCAACTTGTGGACATCATCATAGAATGCCCGCATATGAGAGAATTGACAGTCTTGTAGATCAAGGAACGTTCGAAGAATTTGATAAAGATATGATTGCTACAGATCCTCTCCATTTCCCTACATATGAAGAAAAGCTAGAGCAAGACCGGAAAAAAACGGATTTAAATGAAGCGGTCGTAACGGGTAGAGGGAAAATGGACGGGTTTAACATAGTGATTGGTGTAATGGATTCTCGTTTTCGAATGGGAAGTATGGGATCTGTCGTTGGAGAAAAGATTACAAGAGCGATTGAACGAGCGATTGAAGTGAAAGAACCATTTATCTTGTTTTCGGCCTCGGGTGGGGCAAGGATGCAAGAAGGGGTACTTAGCTTGATGCAAATGGCTAAAACGAGTGCTGCATTGCAAAAGCTAGATCGAGAAGGTGGCTTGTTTATTTCGATTATGACGCACCCAACAACAGGGGGAGTTTCGGCAAGTTTTGCTTCACTTGGCGATTACAATTTTGCTGAACCGAAAGCATTAATTGGTTTTGCAGGTCGACGAATTATTGAGCAGACGATCCGTCAAGAATTACCAGTGGATTTTCAAACCGCTGAATTTTTATTAAAGCATGGTCAGCTTGATAGAGTCGTTCCTCGTCAAGAAATGAAAGAAACGTTAGTAAAAGTTATTTCAATGCATCAATAAGTAAGGAGGTGGAACAGATGTCTGATTTAAGTTTTGAAAAACCGATCATAGAACTAAAAGAAAAAATTAAAGAAATTAAATCTTTTACACAAGAAAAGGATATTGATTTGTCTGCTGAAATTGTCAAACTAGAAGCTAGACTAGAACAATTAGAAGCAGATATTTACGGCAATTTGAAACCATGGGAGCGTTTACAAATCGCCCGTTTAGGTGAAAGACCGACTACTTTAGATTATATCAATCACTTATTTACTGACTTTATTGAATTGCATGGTGACCGTTTATACGGTGACGATGCAGCGATTGTTGGTGGGGTAGCGAAATATAAAGGAAATCCTGTGACCGTAATTGGTCATCAAAGGGGAAAAGACACGAAAGAAAACATTCATCGTAACTTTGGGATGCCACATCCAGAAGGGTATCGAAAAGCGTTACGGTTAATGAAACAGGCTAATAAATTTGGAAGACCGATCATTTGCTTCTTAGATACCAAAGGAGCATACCCTGGAATGTCTGCCGAAGAAAGAGGGCAGAGTGAAGCGATTGCTCGTAATTTACTAGAAATGTCAGGGTTTACCGTCCCGATCATCTGTATTGTTATTGGAGAAGGTGCAAGTGGTGGAGCGTTAGCTATTGGCGTTGGGAACCGAATTTATATGCTAGAAAATACGTGGTTTTCCGTCATCTCACCAGAAGGAGCGGCAGCATTATTATGGAAAGATGCAGGTCAAGCACAACGTGCAGCCGATACGATGAAAATTACAGCTCCAGACCTTAAAGAGTTAGGTGTAATTGATGATATTGTTCCTGAAGTTAGAGGTGGAGCACATCGTGATGTGCAGGAACAAGCCAAAATGATCGATCGAATTATTGAAGAAGCGTTAGCTCAACTATCTTCTTTGTCTCCAGAGGAACTAGTAGAAGAACGTTATCAAAAATACAAAAAAATTGGACAATATACGTTTGTAAACGATACCATCAGCATAAACTAAGGAAAAGTGCTTTCTATCCGTAAATAGAAAGCACTTTTCGTTTTGGTTCATGCTATTGTTTTCCTTTTTTTATCGTGGTAGATTGAATTATACGAAAAGCACACATAAGGAGGAAGTAGAATGAAAAAAATAGGTGTGTTAACTAGTGGTGGCGACTCGCCTGGAATGAATGCTGCTATTCGTGCAGTCGTTCGAAAGGCGATTTTTCACGGAATTGAAGTATATGGTGTTTATGCTGGTTTTACTGGATTAATTTCAGGGGATATAAAAAAATTAGAAATTGGTTCTGTTGGTGATATTATACATCGTGGAGGAACGATGTTACATACGGCTCGCTGTGAAGAATTCAAAACGGAAGCAGGTCAGAAAAAAGCGATTGAACAATTAAATAAAATAGGCATTGAAGGGTTAGTCGTCATTGGTGGTGACGGTTCATATCGTGGTGCACAAAAATTAACGGAACGCGGTTACCCGACAATCGGAGTACCAGGAACTATTGATAATGACATTCCAGGTACGGATTTTACAATCGGTTTTGACACGGCTTTAAATACAATTATTGATGCGATTGATAAAATTCGTGATACGGCTACATCTCATGAACGAACATATGTTGTGGAAGTGATGGGAAGAGATGCGGGTGATTTAGCATTATGGGCAGGTTTAGCAGATGGTGCGGAATCGATCATTATACCAGAAGAACAGTATGATATGGATC
This window encodes:
- the dnaE gene encoding DNA polymerase III subunit alpha, yielding MSFVHLHVHTEYSLLTGACRIREVVQSAKDKGFQALAITDKGVLFGAIPFYKECLAKGIKPIIGLELKVTNADQTKAYPILFYAKNRIGYQHLIQLSTLANRHPHQTVDLDSVLKYKDGLIVVIGYEKGLILDAIYSNNQQELEQFLRQLKAKISLTDLYIEIQIHHREDLVILNKVVELAMFYEIEVVASNHVHFTDQEQVLAYETVNSIREGKWVERDDLRHEQYYLKTAEEMNILFKKYVSFLANSVKIADRCSLSLSLGTIQLPKFPLTGDVTSDRFLYEKCLEQMTLKYADITDVIKERLRYELQVISTMGFSDYFLIVWDFMKFASDAGMITGPGRGSAAGSLVAYLLDITKIDPIQYGLLFERFLNPERITMPDIDIDFPDHRRDEVIDYVRQKYGEEHVAQIITFGTLAARAAVRDVGRVMNIDSRIIDRVAKLIPNTPGIKLEIAWMENKKLQQIVQDTPVAKRLYEAARLVEGLPRHTSTHAAGVVMSSTRLTDHVPLLIDEQRTALTQYSMGVLEEIGLLKMDFLGLRNLTLLEQIVFAVKKSTGETLNIDALPLDDSKTFELLCKGETTGVFQLESQGMRRVLQQLQPSEFEDIVAVNALYRPGPMEFIGTYIDGKHNRRKVIYPHPHLEPILKPTYGVIVYQEQIMQIAATMAGFSLGEADLLRRAVSKKKRDVLEEQRFKFVKGAKQQGYDEKSANDVYNMIVRFANYGFNRSHAVAYSMIAYQLAYLKANYPTSFYAALFSSVVFHQEKLSQYIAEAKNHGIKILPPHINRSSYTFSMEEQGIRFGFAPIRYVGEKAASEIISKRNNKDYKDLFDFCARVDMRAVTKRAIEALVVAGCFDTFGYHRAQLLATLDDALEYGEEVMKNHKMNGQLFSLEMERPSYYSVPPFSEEELLHYELEVTGLYLSGHPLLKYSSILKTYHRVSTNQASIGSRGSKQTIAGFLQSVRRIKTKKGEEMGFIRIQDDVGELEVVIFPKSWQHYNHLLKEKELVLVELQIDEKQDRRSFIVQHLALLKDIKEKKKETRIFLRVQENHEKKEILEKVKEILLYHNGDAQVILFYEETNKKVVLSEQYSISSTGEEIRQLQNLLGTKNVVIKSE
- a CDS encoding NAD(P)-dependent malic enzyme, whose protein sequence is MSTIREEALHMHRVNQGKLESKSKVAVRNAYDLSLAYSPGVAEPCKEIFDNVENVYEYTMKGNMVAVVSDGTAVLGLGNIGPEAALPVMEGKAVLFKSFAGVDAFPICLKTNDVEKIIETVKLLEPTFGGVNLEDIAAPNCFVIEERLKRETNIPIFHDDQHGTAIVTLAGLINALKLTGKKMSQIKVVANGAGAAGIAIIKLMHSMGVRDIIMCDSKGAIYEGRPHGMNDVKAEVAKFTNREHKEGNLEDVIKGTDVFIGVSVAGALTKEMIESMNDDPTIFAMANPVPEIMPEDAKAAGAKVIGTGRSDFPNQVNNVLAFPGIFRGALDVRATHINEEMKVAAVHAIANLVSEEELNADYVIPAPFDARVAPAVAAAVAKVAMETGVARKKVDPEQVAEKTRKLAVIE
- a CDS encoding FadR/GntR family transcriptional regulator, whose protein sequence is MANDQPKLYIEIIKQLNQIIRNDQLKSGDRLPSERELSERLQVGRSSVREAFRALELLELIETRRGEGTFIKKAGSHRLVEIILSFILNDESARQDLAETRKIVEVEALRLACQRITDEQLDTLNKLIEKSKSEWQHGDFPVEEDYLFHKTIVEACHNGLLLNLWIPLVEYNKVAIRESLAREGRPAASIAEHEKVYEALSRKCEQEAVVALEEHLKNSRF
- the accD gene encoding acetyl-CoA carboxylase, carboxyltransferase subunit beta, whose protein sequence is MLRDFFTKKKKYATIPSERAKQEVPEGLMTKCPSCRTIMYTKELKKNLYVCSTCGHHHRMPAYERIDSLVDQGTFEEFDKDMIATDPLHFPTYEEKLEQDRKKTDLNEAVVTGRGKMDGFNIVIGVMDSRFRMGSMGSVVGEKITRAIERAIEVKEPFILFSASGGARMQEGVLSLMQMAKTSAALQKLDREGGLFISIMTHPTTGGVSASFASLGDYNFAEPKALIGFAGRRIIEQTIRQELPVDFQTAEFLLKHGQLDRVVPRQEMKETLVKVISMHQ
- the accA gene encoding acetyl-CoA carboxylase carboxyl transferase subunit alpha, with the translated sequence MSDLSFEKPIIELKEKIKEIKSFTQEKDIDLSAEIVKLEARLEQLEADIYGNLKPWERLQIARLGERPTTLDYINHLFTDFIELHGDRLYGDDAAIVGGVAKYKGNPVTVIGHQRGKDTKENIHRNFGMPHPEGYRKALRLMKQANKFGRPIICFLDTKGAYPGMSAEERGQSEAIARNLLEMSGFTVPIICIVIGEGASGGALAIGVGNRIYMLENTWFSVISPEGAAALLWKDAGQAQRAADTMKITAPDLKELGVIDDIVPEVRGGAHRDVQEQAKMIDRIIEEALAQLSSLSPEELVEERYQKYKKIGQYTFVNDTISIN
- the pfkA gene encoding 6-phosphofructokinase; this encodes MKKIGVLTSGGDSPGMNAAIRAVVRKAIFHGIEVYGVYAGFTGLISGDIKKLEIGSVGDIIHRGGTMLHTARCEEFKTEAGQKKAIEQLNKIGIEGLVVIGGDGSYRGAQKLTERGYPTIGVPGTIDNDIPGTDFTIGFDTALNTIIDAIDKIRDTATSHERTYVVEVMGRDAGDLALWAGLADGAESIIIPEEQYDMDQIVRRLERGHKRGKKHSIIIVAEGVGSGIDFANKIQEATQMETRVTVLGHIQRGGSPTAFDRVLASRLGAKAVELLLEGQAGKTVGIESNKLVYHDINEILKVRHILDKEMYNLSQELSI